The proteins below come from a single Prolixibacter sp. NT017 genomic window:
- a CDS encoding sugar MFS transporter — translation MQTQKNKYVHVLPVLFGFFVMGFCDVVGITSAHVKVDLLSDYSPDFRDTLSNLIPVALFSMFLIFSVPTGILMNKIGRKKTVVLSNVLTIVAMFLPLIDYTFVVSLTAFALLGIANTILQVSLNPLLTNVVKGDKLTSSLTAGQFVKATSSFSAPFIAAFAATALGSWRYIFPIYAVITLLSTIWLLATPIKESSVEEQVNTFGSVMGILKDRTILLLFLGILFVVGVDVGINTASSKILMERGGLSAINAGYGPSVYFAFRTMGTFLGTFLLAHYSSEKFFKWNIIIAALALFMLIFAGNEVLIFGLFAVVGFTIANIFPIIFGMAIQSRPDKANEISGLMITGVFGGAVIPFFMGLLSDALGSQVGAVLVILLSALYLVYIAFAVHRKVSGV, via the coding sequence ATGCAAACACAAAAAAACAAATATGTACATGTATTGCCGGTACTGTTCGGCTTCTTTGTGATGGGCTTCTGTGACGTGGTTGGTATTACCTCTGCGCACGTGAAAGTGGATCTGCTGAGTGATTACAGTCCCGACTTCCGGGATACTTTGTCGAACCTGATTCCGGTAGCTTTGTTTTCAATGTTTCTCATATTTTCGGTTCCCACCGGGATTTTGATGAATAAAATTGGGCGGAAGAAAACTGTGGTTCTCAGTAATGTTTTGACAATCGTAGCTATGTTTTTGCCTTTGATTGACTATACTTTCGTGGTGTCGTTGACAGCATTCGCTTTGCTGGGAATAGCCAATACCATATTGCAGGTATCGTTGAATCCTTTGTTGACCAACGTTGTAAAAGGAGATAAGCTGACCAGTAGCCTGACAGCAGGTCAGTTTGTGAAAGCTACTTCTTCATTCAGTGCACCTTTTATCGCAGCTTTCGCTGCTACTGCCCTGGGAAGCTGGCGGTATATCTTCCCAATTTATGCTGTTATTACCCTTTTGTCTACGATTTGGTTGTTGGCTACTCCCATAAAAGAATCTTCGGTGGAGGAACAAGTGAATACTTTTGGCAGTGTGATGGGAATTTTGAAAGATCGGACCATTCTCTTGCTTTTTCTGGGAATTCTGTTTGTGGTAGGTGTTGACGTTGGTATCAATACGGCTTCCTCTAAAATATTGATGGAGCGTGGTGGTCTGTCAGCTATCAACGCGGGGTACGGACCGAGCGTTTACTTTGCCTTTCGTACGATGGGAACTTTCCTGGGAACATTCCTGCTGGCGCACTATTCCTCAGAGAAGTTTTTTAAGTGGAATATCATCATAGCGGCACTGGCATTATTTATGCTGATTTTTGCCGGAAATGAGGTGCTGATCTTTGGTCTCTTTGCTGTGGTGGGGTTTACGATTGCCAATATTTTTCCAATCATATTTGGAATGGCTATCCAATCGCGTCCCGATAAAGCCAACGAGATTTCGGGGTTGATGATTACCGGAGTGTTTGGCGGAGCTGTCATTCCTTTTTTCATGGGGTTGTTGTCCGATGCGCTTGGCTCACAGGTAGGAGCTGTTCTTGTCATATTGCTCAGTGCACTCTACCTGGTATACATAGCTTTTGCTGTACACCGAAAGGTCTCGGGGGTGTAG
- a CDS encoding RNA polymerase sigma factor — protein MDDIKLIKRFKAGEKIAINELYDRYSSKLYRFALGYLKSDAEARDIVQEVFIRLWNNRKNLAESTQFEAFLFTVTKNIIVSAFRKKITEKEYLDHLRYLVIDNHSDTETQVDYALLSEKVSGLITQLPEQQKKVYILSKEKGYTNKAIAEELDISIKTVERHITKARRFLKENLENYGIIALLFYELFIR, from the coding sequence ATGGATGACATTAAATTAATAAAACGTTTTAAGGCTGGTGAGAAGATCGCGATTAACGAATTATATGACCGGTACAGCAGCAAACTTTATCGTTTCGCACTCGGGTACCTGAAATCAGATGCTGAAGCCAGAGACATTGTCCAGGAGGTGTTCATTCGTCTCTGGAATAACCGAAAAAATTTAGCAGAAAGCACCCAATTCGAAGCTTTTCTTTTTACGGTAACCAAAAATATCATTGTATCAGCATTTCGAAAGAAAATAACCGAAAAGGAGTACCTCGATCATCTAAGATACTTGGTCATAGACAATCATTCTGACACAGAGACTCAGGTAGATTATGCATTGTTGTCCGAAAAGGTAAGTGGCTTAATTACCCAACTACCAGAGCAACAAAAAAAGGTCTACATTCTTAGTAAGGAAAAAGGATATACCAACAAAGCAATTGCAGAAGAACTGGATATTTCGATAAAAACGGTTGAACGCCACATTACCAAAGCCCGTCGTTTTCTGAAAGAAAACCTGGAGAACTACGGTATAATCGCCTTGCTGTTTTATGAATTGTTCATTCGCTGA
- a CDS encoding FecR family protein, producing the protein MKKFFQKYLENRCEEDEFNLFVDLITKQGNENELSTNMLEDWNTMPLYDEAPDLSDTLHQIHYRINSQEVPVPRSRKMMTYLVRVAAVLFIPLAVTYFLQVYKGRNVPAVYQTVSTPLASKTSFQLPDGSTVWLNSGSSLRFPAKFVGGKRLVELTGEAYFDVAKNGDPFTVKTSRFDVNVMGTAFDVMAYRNEIPVVTLERGKVMLETRSGARDFLTPGEQAHIDTLQESITLSKVDTRIFSAWIHDRLIFQNEPLSAVVKRLERWYNVDIHVDDPSLMDLRLTANIEFESIREIMELMEITLPVKYAYNKDARKLTIYRKSTNANK; encoded by the coding sequence GTGAAGAAATTTTTTCAAAAATATCTGGAAAACCGGTGTGAGGAGGATGAGTTTAACCTGTTCGTCGACTTGATTACAAAGCAGGGAAATGAAAATGAATTGTCGACTAACATGCTGGAGGATTGGAACACTATGCCTTTGTATGATGAAGCTCCGGATTTATCAGATACGTTGCATCAGATTCACTATCGGATCAACAGCCAGGAAGTTCCGGTTCCGAGATCCAGAAAGATGATGACTTACCTGGTAAGGGTTGCTGCGGTCTTATTCATTCCTTTGGCAGTAACCTATTTCTTGCAGGTATATAAGGGGAGAAATGTGCCAGCTGTTTATCAGACTGTTTCAACTCCGTTGGCATCGAAGACATCATTTCAGTTACCAGACGGTTCTACGGTATGGTTAAATTCAGGTTCATCTCTTAGATTCCCTGCAAAATTTGTAGGAGGAAAAAGACTCGTTGAATTGACGGGAGAAGCCTATTTCGACGTTGCAAAGAACGGCGATCCCTTTACGGTTAAAACCTCCCGGTTTGATGTGAATGTAATGGGAACGGCTTTTGACGTTATGGCGTACAGGAATGAAATTCCTGTTGTAACGCTGGAGCGGGGTAAAGTCATGTTGGAGACACGCTCAGGGGCTCGTGATTTTCTAACTCCAGGAGAACAGGCACATATTGATACGCTGCAAGAATCGATTACCCTAAGTAAAGTGGATACCCGGATTTTTTCTGCATGGATTCATGATCGACTGATCTTTCAGAATGAACCGTTATCGGCAGTTGTTAAACGTCTGGAACGTTGGTATAATGTAGATATTCACGTGGACGACCCTTCTTTAATGGATCTCCGGTTAACGGCGAATATCGAGTTTGAGTCTATTCGGGAGATTATGGAATTGATGGAAATTACACTTCCAGTCAAATATGCCTACAACAAAGATGCAAGAAAACTAACTATATACAGAAAAAGTACTAATGCCAATAAATAA
- a CDS encoding TonB-dependent receptor, with amino-acid sequence MKKIENQSEFRFFYSDNIQTDKKVTVDIRDRDIQDILSEILSGTGIQFRIIGRQVALFQENEGEPKIPVNQSKVITGKVTGKDGEPIPGTTILVKGTTNGTITDVDGNYTLTNVPDDAVLVFSFVGMEPQEISVDGKSRIDVVMRDKSTGLDEVVVVGYGTRQKKNLIGAVDQVNAKILEDRPVGNTMQALQGAAANLTIQQRSMNPNDNSMNINIRGISTMNNNDPLIVIDGVITEMESLNELNPNDIDNISVLKDAGSAAIYGSRSSNGVILVTTKKGTKGGKPVVRFNSMVGIQSPDVLYEPVPGYQNALLKNQALINGGSSPVFTPEQIRDFQKHGDGQWFLDGILKDAMQQNYSASISGGTENSSYMISTGYFNQESNFVGNFGIERYNFRTNLVNQYGKLKVSANMAYNRTMQKAPNAGAGTLIVDGGRIPPYYTYKMKADNGHYLINDVLSEFNPLGLLEAGGYQKKDNDNFLGSLDVELEVANGLIAKGLVGLDLSANHRFIRSLEVPFYASETATQPSSYANSNRNTEDYNEKRYILNTQFLLDYNRTFNEVHKVTGLLGVSNESYTRQANEIKKKYTDRDLGLPESDTEIDPSSYNTPAQTQERSIYSAFGRAGYTYNDKYYGEFSFRYDGSSKFAKDYRWGFFPSVSAGWRLSEEGFMSRYKKNVGDLKIRGSYGILGNQNVDDYAYFTTYTVYTNIYGFNNHAVSGTGFDFGNSELQWEQSANFNIGADATFFNNQFYVSLDYFNKVTSQILLTPVVPTVFGGAVAKENAGEMKNEGWEATLSYHVKTGKFVHDIKLNVADTKNTVTDFGGNEQINSSDQMQKIIREGAALGSYYGYKTDGYFQSYEEINNSALPIGATVQPGDVKYKDLNNDGVIDDKDRTIIGNAFPRYTFGLTYNLTWNGFDLNMLFQGVGKREMFLRGELVEPFHANYSYVMYKHQLDFWTPVNPDARWPRLASSGSASNTNNFGKASDLYIFNASYIRLKNIQLGYTLPKRITTKVGIQKLRFTLNAQNLLTLANVSFIDPESTEFGSNMGGTGGTGANSGRNYPTLRYYGFGVDVQF; translated from the coding sequence TTGAAGAAAATTGAAAATCAAAGTGAATTTCGGTTTTTCTATTCAGATAATATTCAGACGGATAAAAAGGTCACCGTTGACATACGGGATCGGGATATTCAGGATATACTGAGTGAAATTCTGAGTGGGACGGGCATTCAATTCCGGATTATTGGTCGACAGGTTGCCCTGTTTCAAGAGAATGAGGGAGAGCCTAAGATTCCGGTTAATCAGTCAAAAGTAATAACCGGAAAAGTAACGGGTAAAGATGGAGAACCTATTCCCGGGACTACAATTCTTGTTAAAGGGACGACGAATGGAACCATTACAGATGTTGACGGGAATTATACCCTCACGAATGTACCTGATGATGCTGTCCTGGTCTTCTCTTTTGTAGGAATGGAGCCACAGGAAATTTCCGTTGATGGAAAGAGTAGGATAGATGTGGTTATGAGAGATAAATCCACCGGACTGGATGAGGTGGTCGTGGTCGGATATGGTACCCGTCAGAAGAAGAACCTGATCGGAGCAGTCGATCAGGTGAACGCAAAAATACTGGAAGACCGGCCTGTCGGCAATACGATGCAGGCATTGCAGGGGGCAGCTGCGAACCTGACAATTCAGCAGCGAAGCATGAACCCCAATGACAATAGCATGAATATCAATATTCGGGGAATCAGTACCATGAACAACAATGATCCGTTAATTGTGATTGACGGGGTCATTACTGAGATGGAAAGCCTGAATGAGTTAAATCCCAATGATATTGATAATATTTCGGTGTTGAAAGATGCTGGTAGTGCGGCTATTTATGGTTCGAGGTCTTCCAATGGTGTGATATTGGTGACCACCAAGAAAGGGACCAAAGGTGGTAAGCCAGTTGTTCGTTTTAATTCCATGGTCGGAATCCAGTCTCCTGATGTGTTATATGAACCGGTTCCTGGATACCAAAATGCCTTGTTGAAAAACCAGGCTTTAATTAACGGTGGTTCTTCACCAGTGTTTACTCCTGAGCAAATCCGGGATTTTCAAAAGCACGGTGATGGACAGTGGTTTTTGGATGGTATTTTAAAAGATGCGATGCAGCAAAATTACAGTGCCAGTATCTCAGGGGGAACGGAGAACTCGTCCTACATGATTTCAACGGGTTATTTTAATCAGGAAAGTAACTTCGTTGGAAATTTCGGAATTGAGCGCTACAATTTCAGAACAAACCTGGTGAATCAGTATGGAAAGCTAAAAGTAAGCGCTAACATGGCTTACAATCGGACGATGCAAAAGGCTCCTAACGCTGGCGCAGGAACGCTGATTGTAGATGGGGGGCGTATTCCTCCTTATTATACCTATAAGATGAAAGCCGATAATGGTCATTATTTGATAAATGATGTGCTATCGGAGTTCAACCCGCTGGGCTTGCTCGAAGCAGGCGGCTACCAGAAAAAGGACAATGATAATTTCCTGGGGAGTCTGGATGTCGAGTTGGAAGTGGCTAATGGGTTGATAGCGAAAGGGCTGGTGGGATTGGATTTGAGTGCCAATCATCGTTTTATTCGCAGTCTGGAAGTCCCCTTTTATGCAAGTGAAACAGCAACACAACCGAGTTCCTATGCTAATAGTAACCGGAACACGGAAGATTATAATGAAAAGAGATATATACTGAACACACAATTCTTACTTGATTACAACCGAACTTTTAATGAAGTGCATAAGGTAACCGGACTATTGGGGGTCTCGAATGAGTCATATACCCGACAGGCTAATGAAATCAAGAAGAAATATACGGATAGAGATTTGGGACTCCCGGAATCGGACACAGAGATCGATCCCAGCAGCTACAATACGCCGGCTCAAACGCAGGAGCGAAGCATCTATTCTGCATTTGGCCGTGCAGGTTATACTTACAACGACAAATATTATGGCGAGTTTAGTTTTCGTTATGATGGTTCTTCCAAGTTTGCCAAGGATTACCGTTGGGGATTTTTCCCGTCTGTGTCAGCTGGATGGCGATTGTCGGAAGAGGGTTTTATGTCAAGGTATAAGAAGAATGTCGGAGATTTGAAAATTAGAGGCTCCTACGGTATTTTGGGAAATCAAAATGTCGATGACTATGCCTATTTCACTACTTATACCGTTTATACCAATATATATGGTTTTAATAATCATGCAGTATCCGGTACAGGTTTTGACTTTGGAAACAGCGAACTGCAATGGGAACAATCGGCTAATTTCAACATCGGTGCCGATGCGACATTCTTCAACAACCAGTTTTATGTATCACTCGATTACTTCAATAAAGTCACATCTCAAATCCTTCTGACCCCTGTTGTTCCAACTGTTTTTGGAGGTGCAGTTGCTAAGGAAAATGCAGGAGAAATGAAAAATGAGGGCTGGGAAGCTACGTTGAGTTATCATGTAAAAACAGGAAAATTTGTACATGATATTAAATTGAATGTGGCTGACACAAAGAATACCGTCACGGATTTTGGAGGAAATGAACAGATTAACTCCAGTGATCAGATGCAGAAGATCATTCGTGAAGGAGCAGCCTTGGGCTCATACTATGGCTACAAAACCGATGGATATTTCCAGAGCTACGAGGAGATAAATAACAGCGCACTTCCGATTGGAGCAACCGTGCAACCAGGAGATGTAAAATATAAAGATCTGAATAATGATGGAGTGATTGATGATAAGGACCGAACGATTATTGGTAATGCATTTCCCCGGTATACGTTTGGCCTGACTTATAATTTAACCTGGAATGGTTTCGACCTGAATATGCTGTTCCAGGGAGTTGGGAAACGTGAAATGTTTCTCCGTGGCGAATTGGTGGAACCTTTCCATGCAAATTACTCCTATGTGATGTATAAACACCAACTGGATTTCTGGACCCCCGTCAATCCCGACGCCAGATGGCCGAGACTGGCTTCCTCTGGTTCGGCATCTAATACCAATAATTTTGGTAAAGCTTCTGATCTCTACATCTTTAATGCTTCTTATATTCGTTTGAAGAACATTCAATTGGGGTATACTCTTCCCAAGAGAATAACGACTAAAGTGGGTATTCAAAAGTTGCGTTTTACCCTGAATGCTCAGAACCTGTTAACCCTGGCTAATGTCTCATTTATCGATCCGGAATCGACGGAATTCGGAAGCAATATGGGAGGAACCGGTGGTACCGGAGCTAACAGTGGACGTAATTATCCAACACTGCGCTATTACGGATTTGGTGTTGATGTGCAATTCTAA
- a CDS encoding RagB/SusD family nutrient uptake outer membrane protein: MMKKTFFKYCTGLAGLLIVLLTSCNDLNLAPTNKFTEENYWTSAEKANMVLSMAYNQMYSSGYFFSTEALSDNIYEGRGTPDEKLISSGQADASNNRFANEWRDCYAGIKTCHTFLENVDRVPEMDEALKTRMKAEARFIRAYLFFRLTTWFGDVPLFDHDLSLSESKTIERTSHEEVLAFVRKELDEIIPELPTREEYSTDDAGRITSGAAVALKARTYLYSNDWENVAATCEELINSDDYGHYALFPSYEGLFLPENENNEEVILDVEYVPELRTWSEFYDYAPQSVGARVNAMAPTQELVDSYLTLNGRTIDDPNSGYSEDNPYVNRDPRLTATVVYDGYQWKKPDGTTKTIYIKPGSAPDETSAVDEYKGQGTNATSTGYYLRKYYDPTSTTTFASGLNLILIRYADVLLMYAEAKNELGEMNQSVWDETIQKIRERAGFSDAYALNFNSAWSTAELRGIIRNERRSELAVEGLRIFDIRRWKTAENVLNGYPHGARFGDPGIDDGYIRLDKRSFNPERDYLWAVPQSQKDLNPSLGQNSGY, encoded by the coding sequence ATGATGAAAAAGACTTTCTTTAAATATTGTACAGGTCTTGCAGGTTTGCTCATCGTATTGCTGACATCCTGCAATGATCTGAATCTCGCTCCAACGAATAAATTTACTGAGGAAAACTACTGGACTTCCGCCGAGAAGGCCAACATGGTGCTGAGTATGGCGTACAACCAAATGTACAGTAGTGGTTATTTCTTTTCTACAGAGGCTTTGTCCGATAATATCTATGAAGGACGTGGTACACCCGATGAAAAATTAATCTCTTCGGGTCAGGCCGATGCATCCAATAATCGTTTCGCTAACGAGTGGAGGGATTGTTATGCTGGAATAAAAACCTGCCACACTTTCCTCGAGAATGTGGATCGTGTACCGGAAATGGATGAGGCACTAAAAACGAGGATGAAGGCGGAAGCCCGGTTTATCAGAGCGTATCTGTTTTTTCGTTTAACAACCTGGTTTGGCGATGTTCCGTTGTTTGATCATGATCTGTCATTATCTGAGTCGAAAACCATTGAAAGAACTTCGCATGAAGAAGTGTTGGCTTTCGTGAGAAAAGAACTGGATGAGATCATTCCCGAGCTGCCCACACGTGAGGAGTATTCAACTGACGATGCGGGACGTATCACATCGGGGGCTGCTGTAGCCTTAAAGGCGAGGACTTACCTTTATAGTAATGATTGGGAAAATGTGGCCGCTACCTGTGAAGAGTTGATCAATTCTGACGATTATGGCCATTATGCATTGTTCCCGTCTTATGAAGGACTTTTCCTTCCCGAGAATGAGAATAATGAAGAGGTCATCCTGGACGTGGAGTATGTGCCGGAATTGAGAACCTGGAGCGAATTTTACGATTATGCGCCGCAGTCTGTAGGTGCCAGAGTGAATGCAATGGCTCCCACGCAGGAGCTTGTAGACAGTTATCTGACATTGAATGGACGAACAATCGACGACCCGAATTCCGGATATTCAGAAGATAATCCTTATGTCAACCGGGATCCAAGACTTACAGCCACCGTGGTTTATGATGGTTATCAGTGGAAGAAGCCTGATGGTACAACTAAGACTATTTATATAAAACCGGGTAGTGCTCCGGACGAGACATCAGCAGTAGATGAGTATAAGGGACAAGGAACAAATGCTACTTCTACCGGGTATTATTTGCGAAAATATTATGACCCGACATCTACTACGACTTTTGCTTCAGGACTCAATCTGATTCTTATTCGGTATGCTGACGTTTTGTTGATGTATGCGGAGGCAAAGAATGAATTGGGTGAAATGAATCAAAGTGTATGGGACGAAACAATTCAAAAAATCCGTGAGCGGGCTGGTTTTTCCGATGCATATGCTCTGAACTTTAACAGTGCCTGGTCCACAGCAGAGCTTCGTGGTATTATTCGTAATGAACGCCGGTCTGAATTGGCGGTCGAAGGGCTACGCATCTTTGACATCCGTCGCTGGAAGACCGCAGAGAATGTGCTGAATGGTTATCCGCACGGTGCCCGTTTTGGGGATCCGGGAATTGACGATGGATATATCCGGTTGGATAAACGCTCCTTTAATCCGGAACGTGATTATCTATGGGCAGTACCGCAGTCGCAAAAAGACTTGAATCCTTCTCTGGGACAGAATTCTGGCTATTGA
- a CDS encoding SusE domain-containing protein, translated as MKTLLIKLTILSSLVIAILGCTNDEELKDTRVTAVKMLYEPADAKSVVLQSSASASLYFEWEPAKAEDSGMVLYEVAFDKEGGDFSAPVYRMASDNNGAYNHATITHKLLNKIAGMAGIESSATGKIIWTVFSSKGINDLQAEESRTLEITRLAGFADIPVDVYVTGDASEGGTDLSKATMMKSVANGEFDVYTKLEAGKSYHFTDAKVGTPRQFYVENGLLKEGDKNSTVEKTGVYRIHLDFNLGSTVYTEITDFQLFFCPTNSFLFSMDYVGDGTFKATNQPITFKQESWGRDERYKFKMTTLTSTGDTVDEWWGTPNTDSRPTASSPASYYYLYPVNDSQWDGKFKFASEMDMALVDVTAYFRAEEPYTHSVVKVGDQ; from the coding sequence ATGAAAACATTATTAATAAAACTAACTATATTATCATCATTGGTTATTGCTATTCTGGGATGTACGAACGATGAAGAACTAAAAGATACCCGCGTCACAGCCGTAAAGATGCTTTATGAACCGGCTGATGCTAAATCCGTCGTTCTGCAAAGCTCGGCTTCAGCCTCTCTCTATTTTGAGTGGGAACCAGCTAAGGCCGAAGATAGCGGAATGGTATTGTACGAAGTAGCGTTTGACAAGGAAGGAGGGGATTTTTCCGCTCCTGTATACCGGATGGCTTCAGATAATAATGGTGCATACAACCATGCGACAATTACTCACAAATTACTGAATAAAATTGCTGGAATGGCCGGAATCGAGTCTTCGGCAACAGGGAAGATTATCTGGACGGTGTTTTCATCTAAAGGAATTAATGATTTGCAAGCTGAAGAGAGCCGGACACTTGAAATTACCCGTTTGGCTGGGTTTGCAGATATTCCTGTAGATGTATACGTAACTGGTGACGCTAGCGAAGGAGGAACCGATTTGTCCAAAGCAACCATGATGAAATCTGTTGCTAATGGCGAGTTTGACGTATATACTAAACTGGAAGCTGGTAAATCATACCACTTTACCGACGCAAAAGTGGGAACTCCGAGACAGTTTTATGTAGAAAACGGTCTGCTCAAAGAAGGTGATAAAAACTCGACTGTCGAAAAAACGGGGGTTTATCGTATTCACCTGGATTTCAACCTTGGGTCAACTGTTTACACGGAGATCACCGATTTTCAACTCTTTTTCTGCCCGACCAATTCATTCCTTTTCTCCATGGATTATGTCGGTGATGGAACCTTTAAAGCAACCAATCAGCCGATTACCTTCAAACAGGAATCGTGGGGACGGGATGAACGGTATAAGTTCAAGATGACTACGCTGACCAGTACAGGAGATACGGTTGATGAATGGTGGGGAACGCCCAACACCGACAGTCGACCGACGGCTTCAAGTCCGGCTTCTTATTACTATCTGTATCCGGTGAATGACAGCCAATGGGACGGGAAATTCAAGTTTGCAAGTGAGATGGATATGGCTTTGGTGGATGTAACCGCTTACTTCAGAGCCGAAGAACCATACACTCATTCTGTGGTAAAAGTTGGCGATCAGTAA
- a CDS encoding glycoside hydrolase family 76 protein, with product MKRTYYFLLLLVAIVQACGKDNTPSGGEGNGEYTIDWNDAADSSSMSLTDNFWNASVHYFNSSSDGNNNFQYWPQAHALNVLVDAYKRTGDNTYLSIINQWYDGVKAGNGGSFLNHFYDDMEWNALAMLRVYDATGDTRFKTAAETVWSDIQTGWNTNGGGGIAWNKSELYSKNACSNGPAAVLAALLYERFGDESNKEWAIKIYNWEKETLFNPASGAVYDNLDAKTGEIKTSWVFTYNQGTFLGAALELYKITGDKSYLNDAVKAADYTLNTLVNSNDQLLKDEGSGDGGLFKGIFIRYFSELIKLPDLDSGTQKRYLTFLKHNAEILWREGTNKQQVFYSTYWKTKPVSATGLTEQLSGSMLIEAAALLLANP from the coding sequence ATGAAAAGAACCTATTATTTTCTGTTACTATTGGTAGCAATAGTTCAGGCCTGTGGAAAGGACAATACACCGTCTGGTGGTGAAGGGAATGGAGAATATACTATTGATTGGAATGATGCTGCAGATAGCAGCAGCATGAGTTTGACTGATAATTTCTGGAATGCATCGGTTCATTATTTTAACAGTAGTAGCGACGGCAACAACAATTTTCAATACTGGCCGCAGGCTCACGCGTTAAATGTATTGGTAGATGCCTACAAAAGGACGGGGGACAATACCTATCTGTCGATTATCAATCAATGGTACGATGGAGTGAAGGCAGGAAATGGCGGCTCATTCCTGAATCATTTTTATGATGACATGGAATGGAATGCTTTGGCTATGCTTCGCGTGTATGATGCAACCGGTGATACCCGCTTCAAAACGGCAGCCGAAACGGTATGGTCCGATATCCAGACAGGCTGGAATACAAACGGCGGGGGGGGCATTGCCTGGAATAAGTCTGAATTGTACAGTAAAAACGCCTGCTCAAACGGACCAGCTGCTGTACTGGCTGCTCTTTTATATGAGAGGTTCGGGGATGAATCAAACAAAGAATGGGCCATCAAAATCTATAACTGGGAAAAGGAGACACTTTTTAATCCTGCCAGTGGTGCGGTTTATGATAACCTGGATGCGAAAACAGGAGAGATAAAAACGAGTTGGGTTTTTACCTATAATCAAGGTACTTTTTTGGGAGCGGCATTGGAATTGTACAAGATTACAGGAGATAAGAGTTATCTGAACGATGCCGTGAAAGCCGCTGATTACACCTTAAATACATTGGTTAATAGCAATGATCAGTTGTTGAAAGACGAAGGTTCTGGCGACGGAGGCTTGTTCAAAGGCATTTTTATCCGGTATTTCAGCGAATTAATCAAGCTGCCTGATTTGGACTCTGGAACACAAAAACGCTATTTGACATTCCTAAAACACAATGCCGAAATACTTTGGAGAGAAGGCACCAATAAACAACAGGTCTTTTATAGTACGTATTGGAAAACAAAACCTGTAAGCGCGACAGGATTAACTGAACAACTAAGTGGTTCCATGCTGATTGAAGCGGCGGCTTTGCTGCTGGCAAATCCATAA